The genomic stretch agagagagagagagagagagagagagagagagagagagagagagagagagagagagagagagagaaagaaatctcTGTTAGGAAGGTCATCAGCTCTCACCCTACATTGCTTTTAGTCTCCGCCTCCCTCAcccactcacccctccctcacccACATGTGTCCCCCATCTTACATCCCTCTTCCTTCCCCCCGTCCATTAATAAAGTCTATACCATCAaaggggaagggaagagaggaggtgggaagaggagtgggaggttGTCAAGGACAAATCTAAGGTGCGAGTTGCTTTCCTCTCCTTCGTCAaaatgctgacacacacacacacacacaccactcctcGTCTAGGATTTACCTGAGACAGTCTAATGGGAgtctgcccgtgtgtgtgtgtcggctgtgtgtgtgtgtgtgtgtgtgtgtgtgtgtggttgcgtgtgtgtgtgtgtgtgtgtgtgtgtgtgtgtgtgtgtttcccacctTGATGGGATAAAATAATTCTGCTGCACCCCTAAAAAATATCCCTATGAATTTATTTTAGTGGTAATGACCTCCATCTCATCTGATCCACGCTGCAAACCATCTATTTTTTggcaaatgttttttttattaaatAGGGTTTATTTAGACTATTTTCATAGTGTCTTTATTCATGAGGATTCATTTCTTTGTTTCTAAGGTTGATATCCGACGTATTTTCCACCTAGATgtcacgtcacaatacgttgacaaattacattgaaacaacattgattcaacctgtTTATGCCCAGTGGGATTGTATTTAAATGGAAGTTTTACCCACATTTCAATGTTTGCAACGCTGATTGAAATGAGATTAAAACAGTACTGGTTTATGACTTTTTTTTGCAAAATCCCAAATGTGTTTTACACCTAGATTCCACATCACAAAACGTTGACAAATTccgttgaaacaacattgattcaaccagtttgtgcctaGTTGAATAGTTTCCTCTAGCTACTTGCTCAACAGTCCCATCATTCAtcaccagattcagctgaggtctggtacttagggaattatttgtaccaaatacaatgcttttagttctGATaacatctcccgagtggcgcagtggtctaaggcactgcaacgccagtgctagctgtgccactagagatcctggttcaaatccaggctctgtgcaCTGCGGAGGGAGACCATGGTGGCGCGAaaattggcccaacgtcgtcccagggtagggagggaatggccggcgggatgtagctcagttggtagagcatggcgtttgcaacgccaggttttgggttcgattcccagggggccggtatataaaaataatgtatgcactaactgtaagtcgctctggataagagcgtctgctaaatctaaaatgtcaatgtaaaaatgtaataagttGTTGACATGAAACAcattcactacctcatgaatgttccCATCAATATTATCCAATACCATGTCAGAGATGGTAAAAAAGGATTTGattgatggtgttaagagatagatgggaggggttgagtggagctgaagggtgggactaataacaacaagataactaatgtaaaataaatTGTGTccttaaaatgtatatagtatgtataatctggaagtagaagcctaagtgttgttgtccattagtttactccaattaggggagggggtggtggggttaggggaaaataatgaaggaaaatatattttaaaaagatgtgtatcagtggaggctgctgaggggaggacggctcataataatggtatCACTCCGTTGGACTCCATTCAGTCATTATCATGGCATCACtccgttgactccattccagtcattatcaCGGCATCACtccgttgactccattccagtcattatcatGGCATCACTCCGTTGACTCCGTTCCAGTCATTATCGTATGGCATCACtccgttgactccattccagtcattatcatGGCATCACtccgttgactccattccagtcattatcatGGCATCACtccgttgactccattccagtcattatcatGGCATCACtccgttgactccattccagtcattatcatGGCATCACtccgttgactccattccagtcattatcatGGCATCACTCCGTTGACTCATTCCAGTCATTATCAGGTATCACtccgttgactccattccagtcattatcatGGCATCACtccgttgactccattccagtcattatcatGGCATCACtccgttgactccattccagtcattatcatGGCATCACtccgttgactccattccagtcattatcatGGCATCACtccgttgactccattccagtcattatcatGGCATCACtccgttgactccattccagtcattatcatgagccgtcctcccctcagcagcaggtgtgtccaaacttctgactggtactgtatatatatgtatgtatgtatgtatgtatgtatgtatgtatgtatgtatgtatgtatgtatgtatgtatgtatgtatatgtatgtatgtatgtatgtatgtatgtatgttgttgtatgtatgtgtatgtatgtatgtatgtgtatgtaagtgtgtatgtatgtatgtatgtatggaatgtatgtatgtatgtatgtatgtatgttgtatgtatatatagtgtgtgtgtgtatgttgtatgtatgatgtatgtatgtatgtatgtatgtatgtatgtgtgtgtgtatgtatgtgtatgttgttgtatgtatgtatgtatgtatgtgtatgtatgtatgtatgtatgtatgtatgtatgtatgtatgtatgcatgtatgtatgtatgtgtatgtatgtatgtatgtatgtatgtatgtatgtatgtatgttgtatgtatgtgtatgtgtgttgtatgtatgtatgtatgtatgtgtatgtatgtatgtatgttgtatgtatgtatgtatgtatgtatgtatgtatgtatgtatgtatgtatgtatgtgtatgtatgtatgtatgtgtatgtatgtatgtatgtatgtatgtatgtatgtatgtatgtatgtatgtgtatacagtAACTAAAACCTTGGTGTGGCCCTGTagaacaccctgtcgttctcagcaaaacatcaaagcagtgactcgctcctgcaggtttatgggctacaacatccgtagaggacgacctcacacaggaagtggcgcaggtcctaatccaggcacttgtcatctcccgcctggactactgcaactctcagTTTGTCAAACCCCCTTGCAACTTCTCCAGAACGCTGAAGCCCGCCTTGTGTTCAACCtccccaagttctcccatgtcaccccactccaccgcacactccactggtttCCGGTCGAAGCTCGCATCATCTGCAAGACCCTGGTACTTGCTTATGGAGATGAaaggggaactgcccctccctaccttcaggctatgctcaaaggCTTCAGgcttctgccacctctggtctcttggccctcccacgcctacgggagggcagctccccttcagcccagtccaagctcttctctgtcctggcaccccaatggtggaaccagcttccccctgaagctaggacagcagagtccctgcagAGTATCCCATCTTCCCAAagcatctgaaaccctacctcttcaaacagcatctttaaataatcccacagcacaaaaaaaaaacacacccTTGCCTTTTCGTGAAATAACACTCGCACTTGAGTTTTTCATACTAGCTCTGACCTTGCTGATAGCTACCTTATTGAGGAAAATGTACTTCCTATGACTGAGATATGGTGTTGTCCCACTCAGCTATCTTAAGGTGAAAGCACTAACtggaagtcactctggataaattactaaaatgtcaaatgtaatgtaaatgtgtgtgtgtctgtctgtgtgtgtgtgtgtgtgtgtgtgtaatgtaaatgggtgtgtgtctgtgtgtgtgtgtgtgtgtgtgtgtgtgtgtgtgtgtgtgtgtgtgtgtgtgtgtgtgtgtgtgtgtgtgtgtgtgtgtgtgtgtgtgtgtgtgtgtgtgtgtgtgtgtgtgtaatgtaaatgtgtgtgtgtcggtccgtccgtgtgtgtgtctcacccttgTCCATGAGCTGGTTGAAGAGAGAGACgttagagaagaagaagaggtagGAGAACATCTGGGCCTGGACCTCTGGATGGACCTGGTACCCCTGGAGTAACTCCTGACTGCCCTGGAACACCTGGACACACAGGgatggacacacacagggacggggacaCAGGGATGGACACacagggacggacacacacagggacggacacacacagggacggacacacacagggacggacacACAGGGACGGACACACAGGGACGGACACACAGGGACGGACACACAGGGACGGACACACAGGGACGCACACAGGGACGGACACACAAGCGAGACGGACACACACAGGGGACGGACACAACGGACACACAGGGACCGGACACACACGGGGATGGACACACAGGGACCGACACACACAGGGGACCGGGGGACACAGGGACGGACACACACGGGATGGACACACAGGGACGGGACACACAGGGACGGACACACAGGGACGGACACacagggacggacacacacagggatggacacacacagggatggacacacacagggatggacacacagggacggacacacagggacggacacacagggacggacacacacagggacggacacACAGGGACGGACACACAGGAAGGACGGACACACAAGACGGACACacagggacggacacacacagggatggacacacagggacggacacacagggacggacacagggacggacacacacagggacggacacacagggacggacacacagggacggacacacacagggacggacacacagggacggacacacagggacggacacacagggacggacacacaggggacacacagggacggacacacacagggacagacacacagggacggacacacagggacggacacacaggacggacacacagggacggacacacagggacggacacacacagggacggacacacacagggacggacacacagggacggacacacacagggacggacacacagggacggacacacagggacggacacacacagggacggacacacacagggacggacacGGGACGGACACACGGAgggagggacacacacagggacggacacACAGGGACGGGACACACAGGGAGCGGACAcacaggacagacacacacagggacggacacacacagggatggacacacagggacggacacacacagagacggacacacagggacggacacacagggacggacacacacagggacggacacacacagggacggacacacagggacggacacacagggacggacacacagggacggacacacagggacggacacacacagggacggacacacacagggacggacacacagggacggacacacagggacggacacacacagggacggacacacagggacggacacacacaccaaAGTGGCAGAAATGTAAAAATGGACAATGCCAACTCTATTCCATGCAggaatcatgtgtgtgtgtgtgtgtgtgtgtgtgtgtgtgtgtgtgtgtgtgtgtgtgtgtgtgtgtgtgtgtgtgtgtgtgtgtgtgtgtgtaaatatgtgtgtgtgtgtgtgtgtgtgtaaatgtgtgtgtgtgtgtgtggtacctgCAGGACCCTGCGTACGGGCTCAGGAAACCCTGTACCTCCTCTCCAGCAGGGTTCAGAGCTGTCCACTGGGAACGGGTTACAGTCCAGCAGACCAGGCAGTACTACGTACAGggactacaacacacacacaggttagacacacacaatagacacacacaatagatacacacacacacacaatagatacacacacaatagatacacacacacacacaatagatacacacacacacacacacacaatagatacacacacaatagatacacacacacacacaatagatacacacacaatagatacacacacacacacaatagatacacacacacacaatagacacacacacacacaatagatacacacacacacaatagacacacacacacacaatagatacacacacacacacacaatacacacaatagatacacaatagacacacacacacacacacacacaatagaaaatattttaTAATTTTATTGGGCCCTTAGATACACACATTAGCTAGACACAGGGCTTTAAAGACACAAGCCTCTAGCCAGACATGGCCTCTATCCTCAGTCCTGTGGTGAGTAGAGGACCACCTGCTGATCTCTGTGTGAATGGATTGGGTCCAGGTCTAGTGATAACTCTTCCTGACTAACCTGACTGCTGTGAGGAAGTTAAAGCTGGTCTGACCAAGCTCCAGACACCATATATTCacccactctcttctctctcctctctctctctattctctctctctctctcctctctctctctctctctctctctctctctctctctcgcctgtctctctctctctctctcgctctgtctctctctctctctctctctcctctctctctattctctctctctctctcctctctctctctctctctctctctctctctctctctctctctctctctctctctctctctctctctctctctctctctctgtctctgtctctctctctcctctctctctcttctctctctctctcctctctctctgctctctctctctctctctctctgtcgctctctctctctcctctctctctctctctctctctctctctctctctctctctctcctctctctctctcctctctctcagtctctctctctctctctgtctctctctctctgtctctctcctctctctccgtcgctctcctctctgtctcccctctctgagCATAACAGTTGCCTTGGTGATGTAGTATAGAGAGTAACGGTTACCTAGGTGATGTAGTATACTGAGTAATCGTTACCTAGGTGATGTAGTATACATAGTAACGGTTACCTAGGTGATGTAGTATACAGAGTAACGTTACCTAGGTGATGTAGTATACAGAGTAATGGTTACCTAGGTGATGTAGTATACAGAGTAATGGTTACCTAGGTGATGTAGTATACATACTAACGGTTACCTTGATGATGTAGTATACATAGTAACGGTTACCTAGGTGATGTAATATACAGAGTAACGGTTACCTAGGTGATGTAGTATACATAGTAACGGTTACCTAGGTGATGTAATATACAGAGTAATGGTTACCTTGGTGATGTAGTATACAGAGTAACGGTTACCTTGGTGATGTAGTATAGAGAGTAACGGTTACCTAGGTGATGTAGTATATAGAGTAACGTTACCTAGGTGATGTAGTAGACAGAGTAACGGTTACCTTGGTGATGCAGTATAGAGTAACGTTACCTTGGTAATGTAGTATACAGAGTAACGGTTACCTTGGTAATGTAGTATACAGAGTAACGGTTACCTTGGTAATGTAGTAGACACATTGCTGGAAGGTGTACATGATCACTTCCTCCAGGATGGTCATAGCCTCCTCATTGGCTGAGATGGTCGCCGATAGCAACGACTCCTTGGAACCtgaatataaatatatgtataaaCTATAGAAACAGATCCAGAGCCTCCAGGAAGGATTCAGGGGCTAGGGActaggggtagggactagggactaggggatatggactagggactagggctagggactagggggtagagactagggggtagagactagggggtagagactagggggtagggactagggggtagggactagggggtagggactaggggctagggggtagagactagggggtagagactagggggtagggactagggggtagggactagggggtagagactagggggtagagactagggggtagagactaggggatagggactaggggtagggactaggggctagggactagggggtagggactagggggtagggactagggggtagtatacagtgccttcagaaagtcttcacacccctcgacttattccacatgttgttgtgttacagcctgaattcaaaatggatttaattgagatgttgtgtcactggcctacacacaataccccataatgacaaagtgaaaacatgtttttatacatttctgccaatttattgaaaatgaaatacagaaatatccaattcacttaagtattcacacccctgagtcaatactttgtagaagcacctttggcagcgatttacagctgagagtctttctgggtaagtctctaagagctttgcacacctggattgtacaatatttgcccattattctttagaaaatccttcaagctctgtcacattggttgttgatcattgctagacagccattttcaagcctTGTCATAGATTTCCAAaaatatttaagtcaaaactgtaactaggccactcaggaacattcaatgtcgtcttagtaagcaactccagcgtagatttggGCCTTGTgatttaggtcattgtcctgttgaaaagtgaatgtgtctcccagtgtctgttggaaagcagactgaaccaggttttcctctaggattttgcctgtgcttagctctattccatttatttttttatttttttaaacctaGTCCTGCAAGgtgacaagcatacacataacatgatgcagccaccaccatgcatgaaaatatgaagagtgatgtgttttgttggattttccccaaacataacactttgtattcaggatattAAGTTAATTCCGttgccacattttttttgcagttttactttagtgccttattgcaaacattatgcatgttttggaatatttttattctgtacaggcttccttcttcatttaggttagtattgtggagtaactacaatgttgttgatccatcctcagttttctcctatcacaaccgtTAAACCATGTAACTGtttttaagtcaccattggccacatggtgaaatccctgagcggtttccttcctctctggcaactgagttaggaaggacgcctgtatctttgtagtaactgaacagctaatcatggctacccggactatttgcactgcccccccaccccatctttttacgctgctgctactctgttaattatttatgcatagtcactttaactctacccacatgtacatattacttcaactacctcaactagccggtgcccccgcccattgactctgcaccggtacccccctgtatatatagcctccctactgttattttattttacttctgctctttttttctcaacacttttttgttgttttattttacttttttattaaaaataaatgcactgttggttaagggctgtaagtaaccatttcactgtaatgtctgcacctgttgtattcggcgcatgtggccaataaaatttgatttgatttgatttaactgggtgtattgatacaccttccaaagcctaattaataacttcaccatgctcaaatggatattcaatgtctgcttgttATATTTTTACATATATACCAATCAGTGCCCTTCATTGCGAGGtatgaaaacctccctggtctttgtggttcaaatcaaatataattttatttgtcacatgcaccgaatacaacaggtgtagaccttaccgtgaaatgcttacttacaagcccttaaccaacaatgcagttaagaaaaataagtgtaaaaaagtatttactaaataaactgaggtaaaaaaataaaaaaatacatgaaTTAATATAATGTTAATAaattaaagagcaacagtaaaataacagtagcgaggctatatacaggggggtaccggtacagagtcaatgtgcgggggcacaggttagtcgaggtaattgaggtaatatatgtacatgtaggtaggggtaaagtgactatgcatagataataacagagagtagcagcagcttaaaagagggggtggggtgggggaagggagggagggagggacaatgCAAATTGTCtgtgtagccatttgattagctgttcaggagtcttatggcttgggggtagaagctgttaagaagccttttggacctagacttggtgctccggtaccgcttgccgtgtggtagcagagagaacagtctatgactagggtggctggagtctttgacaatttgtagggccttcctctgacaccgcctggtatagagctcctgggtggcaggaagcttggccccagcgatgtactgggccgtacgcactaccctctgtagtgccttgtggtcggagaccgagcagttgtcataccaggcggtgatgcaaccagtcaggatgctctcgatggtgcagctgtataacgttttgaggatctgaggacccatgccaaatcttttcagtctcctgagagaggaataggcgttgtcgtgccctcttcacgactgtcttggtgtggttgaaactgtgcttgaaattcactactcgattgagggaccttccAGATAAATTGTATGTGTCGGGTACAGAGATGGGcgcatttttactcctgaacttatttaggcttgccataacaaagggtttgaattactgattgactcaagacatttcagcttttaagtTTGTATtcatttctaaaatgttctacaaacaaaattccacttgacattatgggatattgtgtgtgtagatcagtgacacaaaatctcaacggaatccattttaaattcaggctgtaagacaacaacatgtggaaaaagtcaaggggtgtgaatactttctgaagacactgtatactcaacattatattatactatacacTAAAACATATATTCATGTAATGGACTCAAGGAGGGTTTCCACAACTTTATGAAACTGAACAACTTCTAAGCTGTtgagaagagggagaaagagagaaggagagagagagagaagagagagaagaaggagagagagagagagagagagagagagagagagagacagagagagacagagagagagacagagagagagagagacagagacgagagagagagagagagagagagagagagagagagaggggcagatagggggagagagagagaaggagagagggagagagagagagagagagagagagagaggagagagggagagagagagagaggagagagagaaggagagagggagagagagatagggggagagagggagagagaggagaaagagaccaGTACAGTCTCTGTCACCATTAATAATGACTCCTGAACCCTGAACCTAGACATCCCAGAagactatctctctctttccttccctctccaTGTGAGTGTGCGTGTACCTTTAGAGTCGAGCGTCTCTATGCCCTGTGTGTATGCTGGGGCCTTCTGCTGGATGAAGTAGAGGATCTCTATACTGTTGGACATCCAGAAGAATACAACCTGCAGGTCTGGGATCAGATCACTgatggacaggagagacagggaggctgGGTCCTgactggagagaggagggagagacaggagaggagagaggagaggagagaggagaggagaggaggtgagagaggagaggagaggagagaggaggaggagaggagaggagaggagagggagagggagaggagaggagaggagagaggggagaggagaggagaggagaggagaggagagagaggagaggagagggagaggagaggagagggagagggagagaggggagtgaggaggagaggaggagagagtaggagagagaggagaggagaggagaggagaggagaggagaggagaggagagacgagacgagacgagacgagacgagagagacgagagagacgagagagacgggagaggagaggagaggaggagagagagagagagagagagagagagagagagagagagaggagagagagcaagaggagggagaggaaagagaggaagaggagagagagcagagagagagagagagagagagggagagaggagagagggggaggagagagagaggagagagagagagagagagagagagagagagagagagagaggacagagagagaggggatggggggggtcacacacacccacagtacTACAAGACAGAATATGATACTCACTGCTGAGCTTGCTTCTGTGCCAACTCCTTTGTCTTctcctgtaacacacacacacacacactgcaattaGAAGCTCATCAAAGTTTTACAGTGTGCGTAGGTGGATCTTACGTTCCAACagaaaagtctctctctctaactagatctctctcagctctctgtaacttcacacataaacacacaaatgAAAAACAATAATGCCTTCTAGCTTTTTTTCCTAGAcactgtgcttctgcctctgc from Coregonus clupeaformis isolate EN_2021a unplaced genomic scaffold, ASM2061545v1 scaf5747, whole genome shotgun sequence encodes the following:
- the LOC121564140 gene encoding ras-associating and dilute domain-containing protein-like; this translates as MSNSIEILYFIQQKAPAYTQGIETLDSKGSKESLLSATISANEEAMTILEEVIMYTFQQCVYYITKSLYVVLPGLLDCNPFPVDSSEPCWRGGTGFPEPVRRVLQVFQGSQELLQGYQVHPEVQAQMFSYLFFFSNVSLFNQLMDK